A region from the Rhodohalobacter sp. SW132 genome encodes:
- a CDS encoding dipeptidase has product MIPRLKSILLITALLLFQTACAGAQSVTDSDEQYRQQAIEILERVPLFDGHNDTPWQYRNRVGYKFSELDFYDTTQLDRPMHTDIPRLRDGRVGAQWWSVYVSANIPENEAVKQTMEQIDFVYRMVEKYPDHFELALTADDVERIFEDGKIASLIGMEGGHSIANSLATLRMFYELGARYMTITHGRTLDWADAAGDDPQHDGLNEFGEEVIREMNRLGMMVDLSHVTPATMKDAIRVSEAPVMFSHSNALGLTGHPRNVPDDVLQILPEKDGLVMVTFVETFTSEERRQYFAERAAYQRKMEYLNPGLSNVVSEKMDEWDDEHGPAPKSTLSQVADHIDYIRDQIGVDYIGIGGDYDGIPTLPEGLEDVSTYPDLFAELLRRGYSEEDLEKIAGLNMLRVLRGAEEVSERLRGEKEPSEVLITDFD; this is encoded by the coding sequence ATGATACCCAGACTAAAATCCATACTCTTAATAACCGCGCTGCTGCTTTTTCAAACCGCATGTGCGGGAGCGCAGTCCGTCACCGACTCCGACGAACAGTACCGCCAGCAGGCCATTGAAATTCTGGAACGTGTTCCGCTGTTTGACGGCCATAATGATACTCCCTGGCAGTACCGAAACCGGGTGGGATATAAATTTTCTGAGCTCGATTTTTACGATACCACTCAACTCGACCGCCCGATGCATACCGATATTCCGCGGCTTCGCGATGGCCGTGTAGGCGCACAGTGGTGGAGTGTGTATGTAAGTGCAAATATCCCGGAAAATGAGGCTGTAAAACAGACGATGGAGCAGATCGATTTTGTCTACCGGATGGTAGAAAAGTATCCCGACCATTTTGAACTGGCGCTGACTGCTGATGATGTGGAACGGATTTTTGAGGATGGAAAAATTGCCTCGCTCATAGGAATGGAAGGCGGCCACTCTATCGCCAACTCTCTTGCAACTTTGCGGATGTTTTATGAACTGGGCGCACGGTACATGACCATCACTCACGGCAGGACACTCGACTGGGCCGATGCTGCCGGGGATGATCCGCAGCACGATGGACTCAATGAATTTGGCGAAGAGGTGATTCGCGAAATGAACCGCCTCGGGATGATGGTAGATCTGTCACACGTAACTCCCGCAACAATGAAAGATGCCATTCGCGTATCGGAAGCCCCGGTAATGTTTTCGCACTCCAACGCACTTGGATTAACGGGTCACCCCAGGAACGTTCCGGACGATGTTCTGCAGATACTTCCCGAGAAAGATGGCCTAGTTATGGTCACCTTTGTTGAGACATTCACATCGGAAGAGCGGCGGCAATATTTTGCGGAAAGGGCTGCCTATCAGCGAAAGATGGAGTACCTGAATCCGGGACTATCAAATGTAGTATCTGAAAAGATGGATGAATGGGATGACGAACACGGACCGGCACCTAAATCAACACTTTCCCAGGTAGCAGATCATATCGATTATATCCGCGATCAGATCGGCGTGGATTATATCGGTATTGGCGGGGACTACGACGGAATCCCAACACTTCCTGAAGGACTTGAAGATGTATCAACCTACCCGGATCTTTTTGCGGAACTGCTCCGGCGCGGATATTCTGAGGAAGATCTTGAAAAAATTGCGGGTCTCAACATGCTGCGTGTTCTGCGCGGTGCCGAAGAAGTATCCGAAAGGCTTCGTGGTGAGAAAGAACCTTCGGAAGTTCTGATTACGGATTTTGACTGA
- a CDS encoding sialidase family protein, which produces MNLLSRALIAVFISILLLACEQERQQPTFEFSLNNPAEIGSRYPNLHQDDSGTITMSWISGIDEEIYAIEFTTYNEEGWTPPRTVGLSTNYFVNFADFPSVVSLDGEVVAAHWLRKIPGGPYAYNVNIAFPAEEARRWTDPITPHRDGTATEHGFVSMEPLDSDRVLAIWLDGRNTEDRGHDEYDDPEKAMTLRSAEVSRDGSLTREREIDAMICDCCSTDMVLSNGRALAVYRDRTEDEIRDISIASYDLETGEWSDPRPVHEDGWQISGCPVNGPRIDANGDLVAVSWYTEADDDSVVKVAVSRDGGDTFGDPVVVAREYAQGRADLAIGDDGKIYVSWLAGRNGTGYVMMRTLSPENELGEPLRVGITSSSRRSGFPRIAPMDKGIFFAWTQTEPLIRVRTAFVRFEQLAEAEEM; this is translated from the coding sequence ATGAATCTGTTATCCCGGGCATTAATTGCCGTTTTTATTTCCATCTTGCTGCTTGCCTGTGAACAGGAAAGGCAGCAGCCCACATTTGAATTTAGTCTGAATAACCCGGCAGAAATCGGCAGCCGCTATCCCAATCTCCATCAGGATGATTCGGGTACGATTACCATGAGCTGGATCTCCGGCATTGACGAAGAGATTTATGCCATTGAATTTACGACGTATAATGAAGAGGGATGGACACCACCCCGGACGGTTGGCCTGAGCACTAACTATTTTGTAAACTTTGCCGATTTTCCATCGGTTGTTTCTCTTGATGGAGAGGTTGTGGCCGCTCACTGGCTTCGAAAAATTCCCGGCGGACCGTACGCCTATAATGTGAATATTGCGTTTCCGGCGGAGGAGGCGCGCCGCTGGACCGATCCCATCACCCCACACCGCGACGGAACAGCAACGGAGCACGGGTTTGTGTCGATGGAACCGCTCGATTCTGATCGGGTTTTGGCAATCTGGCTCGATGGAAGAAATACGGAGGATCGCGGGCATGATGAATATGATGATCCCGAAAAAGCGATGACGCTTCGCTCGGCTGAAGTTTCCCGTGACGGCTCCCTCACGCGCGAAAGAGAAATTGATGCCATGATTTGCGACTGTTGTTCAACGGATATGGTGCTTTCTAACGGCAGGGCACTGGCTGTGTACCGCGACCGAACCGAAGATGAAATCCGCGATATTTCAATTGCATCGTACGATCTGGAAACCGGTGAGTGGTCCGATCCGCGTCCAGTCCACGAAGATGGATGGCAAATCAGTGGCTGCCCTGTAAATGGCCCAAGAATTGATGCGAATGGTGACCTGGTTGCCGTCTCGTGGTATACCGAAGCGGATGACGATTCGGTTGTGAAAGTTGCCGTTTCAAGAGATGGCGGGGATACATTTGGTGATCCGGTTGTTGTCGCACGGGAATACGCCCAGGGGCGTGCCGATCTGGCCATTGGGGATGACGGGAAAATATATGTAAGCTGGCTTGCTGGCAGAAATGGTACCGGGTATGTGATGATGCGGACCCTGTCGCCGGAAAATGAGCTGGGAGAGCCTTTGCGGGTTGGAATCACAAGCTCGAGCCGGAGGAGCGGTTTCCCCAGAATTGCCCCGATGGATAAAGGAATCTTCTTTGCGTGGACTCAAACCGAACCGCTGATTCGCGTTCGTACCGCGTTTGTCCGTTTTGAACAACTGGCTGAAGCCGAAGAGATGTAA
- a CDS encoding ABC-F family ATP-binding cassette domain-containing protein: MLQIDGITLHFGERALFDNINTIINPGERIGLVGPNGAGKSTLLKIIAGEQQADSGSISMSNEATVGYLPQDGVEPDPDLTVFEEVEHAFSEIMKLRDQFDTVQAKMESVAADSAEHEEALQQFGEIQHKLENSGSYTLQAEIERILAGLGFDEEDFIRSTTEFSGGWLMRIALAKLLLRQPTYLLLDEPTNHLDIESLQWIETFLRNYDGAVIIVSHDRAFLDNVTTRTLALSRGSLDDYAGNYTFYEKKYAKEKELLKQQFENQQKEIKQTQEFIDRFRYKATKAKQVQSRIKQLEKMEQIELEQEQSEISFHFPPAARSGQVVMKLENVVKKYGDNTVFDGLDYEIERGDKIAVVGPNGAGKSTMIRILAGLEPITDGERKVGYNVTPGYFAQHQAEELEPKNTPLDEMRLAGSNESETKLRTILGSFLFVGDDVFKKVSVLSGGEKSRVALAKMLLSDGNFLIFDEPTNHLDMQSKEILQQALQQFEGTLMIVSHDRHFLDPIVNKTLEVQPGRIKTWLGNVSYYLDKKALEENSPDAQPERSKNGSSAQSNTDGLSRKEQRRLEAEKRNALSKKIKPLKKRLQEIEKEIQTHENRISEIESMMAETDFYDDSEKVKKVSLEYEELKHELGQSFNKWEEIAGRIEFIEEEYES; the protein is encoded by the coding sequence TTGCTTCAGATAGACGGAATAACATTACATTTTGGTGAACGCGCCCTTTTTGACAACATCAATACAATTATTAATCCCGGCGAGCGGATCGGCCTTGTAGGTCCAAATGGGGCAGGAAAATCGACTCTCCTCAAAATCATTGCCGGAGAACAGCAGGCGGATAGCGGCTCGATCAGCATGAGCAATGAAGCTACCGTTGGGTACCTGCCACAGGACGGGGTGGAACCTGATCCGGATCTGACCGTCTTTGAGGAAGTGGAACACGCGTTCTCTGAGATTATGAAATTGCGCGATCAGTTTGATACGGTACAGGCCAAAATGGAATCCGTAGCCGCTGACAGCGCTGAACATGAAGAGGCACTTCAGCAGTTTGGAGAAATACAGCACAAGCTGGAAAATTCCGGTTCCTACACGCTTCAGGCCGAAATTGAACGAATTCTGGCCGGACTCGGGTTTGATGAAGAAGATTTTATACGCTCCACAACCGAATTCAGCGGGGGCTGGCTGATGCGGATCGCGCTCGCAAAACTGTTACTTCGTCAGCCCACCTACCTTCTGCTCGATGAGCCCACCAACCACCTCGATATCGAATCGCTGCAGTGGATTGAAACATTTCTGAGAAATTATGATGGCGCCGTAATTATCGTATCGCATGACCGGGCATTCCTGGATAATGTGACCACCCGAACGCTGGCCCTCAGCCGCGGATCACTCGATGATTACGCCGGGAACTATACGTTTTATGAAAAAAAATATGCGAAGGAGAAGGAGCTGCTGAAACAGCAGTTTGAAAATCAGCAGAAGGAGATCAAGCAGACGCAAGAGTTTATCGACCGTTTTCGATACAAGGCTACCAAAGCGAAGCAGGTTCAGAGCCGGATCAAACAGCTCGAAAAAATGGAGCAGATTGAACTGGAGCAGGAACAGTCGGAGATCTCCTTCCACTTTCCGCCCGCCGCGCGGTCGGGCCAGGTGGTGATGAAGCTGGAAAATGTAGTAAAAAAATATGGCGACAACACCGTTTTTGACGGGCTTGATTATGAAATTGAACGGGGCGATAAGATTGCGGTGGTCGGGCCGAACGGTGCCGGTAAATCCACGATGATTCGCATCCTGGCCGGACTGGAACCCATTACAGACGGAGAGCGAAAAGTGGGCTACAACGTAACACCCGGCTATTTTGCCCAGCACCAGGCCGAAGAACTGGAGCCAAAAAATACGCCGCTGGATGAGATGCGGCTGGCCGGCTCAAATGAATCGGAGACAAAATTGCGTACCATCCTCGGGTCATTTTTGTTTGTCGGGGATGATGTGTTCAAGAAAGTTAGCGTACTTTCAGGTGGTGAAAAAAGCCGGGTGGCGCTGGCCAAAATGCTTTTGAGCGACGGCAATTTTCTGATTTTTGATGAGCCTACCAATCACCTTGATATGCAGTCGAAAGAGATCCTGCAGCAGGCACTCCAGCAGTTTGAGGGCACGCTGATGATTGTATCGCACGACCGTCATTTTCTCGACCCGATTGTCAACAAAACACTGGAAGTTCAGCCCGGACGGATCAAAACCTGGCTCGGAAATGTGAGTTACTACCTCGACAAAAAAGCGTTAGAGGAGAATTCACCTGATGCTCAACCCGAACGCTCTAAAAACGGATCATCAGCCCAATCCAATACGGATGGACTCAGCCGAAAAGAGCAACGCAGGCTTGAGGCGGAAAAACGAAATGCTCTGTCAAAGAAAATCAAACCACTGAAAAAACGCCTTCAGGAAATTGAAAAAGAAATTCAAACGCACGAAAACCGGATTTCAGAAATTGAATCAATGATGGCTGAGACCGATTTTTATGATGATTCTGAAAAGGTGAAAAAGGTCTCACTCGAATATGAAGAGTTAAAACATGAGCTGGGGCAGTCGTTCAACAAATGGGAAGAGATCGCCGGACGAATTGAGTTTATTGAGGAGGAGTATGAGAGTTGA
- a CDS encoding 3-oxoadipyl-CoA thiolase, translating to MPDQNEAFIVDAIRTPIGNFRGTLSPVRTDDLGAIVIKELMNRNSGVDPKAIDDVIFGCANQAGEDNRNVARMALLLAGLPYSVPGETVNRLCASSMSAAIHARRAIAADEGEIFITGGVEHMTRGPWAISKASKPFGNDAEMHDTSFGWRFINPKMEELYGTDGMGNTAENLVEKYGIEREAQDKFAAWSQLKAAKARESGRLAEEIVPVEIPRRKQDSILFKDDEFIRPDTTAEVLAKLRPAFKKDGSVTAGNASGLNDGSAAMLIASGKALTDHNLEPMARIVSSGVAGVEPRIMGIGPVYASEIALKRAGLSLDDMDILELNEAFAAQVLACTRKMGIEDHDERINPNGGAIALGHPLGVSGARILQTAAIELQKQKKHYALVTMCVGVGQGYAVILERA from the coding sequence ATGCCCGACCAAAACGAAGCGTTTATTGTTGATGCGATCCGAACTCCAATTGGCAACTTCCGCGGAACCCTTTCTCCTGTCCGGACCGATGATCTCGGGGCGATCGTGATCAAAGAGCTGATGAACAGGAATTCCGGTGTTGATCCAAAAGCGATTGACGACGTGATTTTTGGCTGTGCCAACCAGGCAGGCGAGGATAACCGGAATGTGGCTCGGATGGCGCTCCTGCTGGCGGGCCTCCCCTACTCGGTACCGGGCGAGACGGTCAACAGGCTGTGCGCTTCAAGTATGTCAGCCGCCATTCATGCGCGCCGGGCGATTGCTGCCGACGAAGGAGAGATCTTTATCACCGGAGGTGTGGAGCATATGACGCGCGGACCGTGGGCGATCTCAAAAGCATCCAAACCGTTTGGAAATGATGCAGAAATGCACGATACCAGTTTTGGCTGGCGGTTCATCAACCCGAAAATGGAGGAGCTGTACGGTACTGACGGGATGGGAAATACCGCTGAAAACCTCGTGGAAAAATATGGTATTGAACGGGAAGCGCAGGACAAGTTTGCCGCGTGGAGTCAGCTGAAAGCAGCCAAAGCCCGAGAAAGCGGCAGGCTGGCCGAAGAGATCGTGCCGGTGGAGATTCCGCGTAGAAAGCAGGATTCAATCCTTTTTAAAGATGATGAATTTATCCGTCCCGACACCACTGCCGAAGTTTTGGCAAAACTGCGACCGGCTTTCAAAAAAGATGGAAGTGTGACCGCCGGGAATGCCTCCGGATTGAATGACGGATCGGCCGCCATGCTGATCGCATCCGGAAAAGCGTTGACGGATCACAACCTGGAGCCGATGGCGCGGATTGTATCCTCAGGCGTTGCGGGTGTAGAACCGAGAATTATGGGAATCGGCCCGGTTTACGCGTCGGAAATTGCGTTGAAACGTGCGGGTCTGTCCCTTGACGATATGGATATCCTGGAGCTGAACGAAGCGTTTGCGGCACAGGTCCTTGCATGTACCAGAAAAATGGGAATTGAGGATCACGATGAGCGGATCAATCCAAATGGAGGAGCGATAGCTTTGGGCCATCCACTTGGAGTAAGCGGTGCGCGGATTCTGCAAACAGCCGCGATCGAGCTTCAAAAGCAGAAAAAGCATTACGCACTGGTTACGATGTGTGTGGGCGTTGGGCAGGGATATGCTGTGATTTTGGAAAGGGCTTAG
- a CDS encoding BNR repeat-containing protein has protein sequence MKYNLQILLLLFISAGILGCDFENDTSSTEPDVNLVPVDFGWAQSSVNTVVFRINSIDSHDNFQVISYYDDEGAVKLASRYHDETDWQIYSTPFTGDVTNAHNAISIGFDGDGKLHMVWGLHNAPMQYVRADHPQDSLSFSDPEPMTGEFESSVTYPQFFKLPDGDLLFMYRDGGSGRGDIMLNRYHLQEDRWSALQHPVIDGGGELSPYPNPIAIDRDGGWHLSWNWRETPDVASNHNLAYAYSPDEGETWLTSSGDRYDLPINAENADIVREIPQNSDLINQTTMAADADGNPLIATYWRADDGDVPQYHVIRRDSESGEWITHQVTERTLDFSLSGYGTRRIPIARPLAITTEDNRIIMIFRDFERGGGVSASIGEPPNYSEWSIIDLDSTSVGLWEPTFDPSKWKNDGELHLFHQNVGQGQGETLEEISAQQISVLEWKP, from the coding sequence ATGAAATATAATCTACAAATTTTACTCCTACTTTTTATTTCCGCTGGGATCCTCGGCTGTGATTTTGAAAACGATACCTCATCCACAGAACCCGACGTCAATCTCGTCCCCGTGGATTTTGGCTGGGCACAGTCTTCCGTCAATACAGTGGTCTTCCGGATCAACAGCATAGATAGCCATGATAATTTTCAGGTTATTTCTTATTACGACGATGAAGGAGCGGTGAAACTGGCTTCACGGTATCACGATGAAACAGATTGGCAGATCTACTCCACCCCATTCACCGGAGATGTGACCAATGCGCATAATGCAATCAGCATTGGGTTTGATGGGGATGGAAAACTTCACATGGTTTGGGGACTTCATAATGCTCCGATGCAGTATGTCCGGGCGGATCACCCGCAGGATAGTCTTTCGTTTTCTGATCCGGAGCCGATGACCGGGGAGTTTGAATCGTCTGTAACCTACCCGCAATTTTTCAAACTTCCCGATGGCGACCTGCTCTTTATGTATCGGGATGGCGGATCCGGCCGGGGTGATATCATGCTCAATCGCTATCACCTGCAGGAAGATCGCTGGAGTGCGCTTCAGCATCCGGTTATTGATGGCGGCGGTGAGCTGAGCCCTTATCCAAATCCAATCGCCATCGACAGGGATGGTGGCTGGCATCTCTCCTGGAACTGGCGGGAAACTCCCGATGTGGCCAGCAATCACAATCTTGCGTACGCCTACTCTCCCGACGAGGGCGAAACCTGGCTGACATCTTCGGGAGACCGGTACGATCTGCCTATCAACGCTGAAAATGCTGATATTGTGAGGGAGATTCCGCAAAACAGTGACCTCATCAATCAAACCACAATGGCGGCCGATGCCGATGGCAACCCCTTAATTGCTACCTATTGGCGCGCTGATGACGGTGATGTGCCGCAGTATCATGTGATCCGGCGGGATAGCGAATCTGGTGAATGGATCACACACCAGGTCACGGAACGAACGCTCGACTTCAGCCTCAGCGGATATGGCACACGGCGAATACCGATTGCAAGACCATTAGCCATCACCACGGAAGATAACCGTATTATCATGATCTTTCGCGATTTTGAACGGGGCGGCGGTGTTTCCGCATCTATCGGAGAGCCGCCAAATTATTCTGAATGGAGCATCATCGATCTTGACAGCACATCCGTTGGGCTTTGGGAACCGACTTTCGATCCATCCAAATGGAAGAATGACGGCGAGCTGCATCTTTTCCATCAGAATGTGGGACAGGGTCAGGGCGAAACTTTGGAAGAGATTTCCGCGCAGCAGATTTCGGTCCTGGAATGGAAGCCGTAA
- a CDS encoding nuclear transport factor 2 family protein, which translates to MNKLIIISSLLVLIQSGEYNSHGNDERGNEIEKVVTTLFDMMRDSDGERIRELITEGATLHTVIQENGNTSLRETRFDDFIRSVSATEPGTLDEQLTSFISHEDENLATAWMEYQFFVSGEFSHCGVNTMNLVKKPDGWKIFSIVDTRRTEGC; encoded by the coding sequence ATGAATAAGTTAATAATAATTAGTTCTTTACTTGTGCTTATCCAGTCGGGTGAATACAATAGTCATGGAAATGATGAAAGGGGAAATGAAATAGAAAAAGTGGTTACAACGCTCTTCGATATGATGCGAGATTCCGATGGTGAACGAATCAGAGAGCTGATCACAGAAGGGGCAACGCTGCATACAGTGATTCAGGAGAACGGGAACACGAGCTTGAGAGAAACCCGGTTTGACGATTTTATCCGCTCGGTTTCAGCGACAGAACCGGGCACGCTCGACGAGCAGCTTACCTCGTTTATTTCTCATGAAGATGAAAACCTTGCAACAGCCTGGATGGAGTACCAGTTTTTTGTAAGCGGTGAATTCAGCCATTGCGGCGTAAATACGATGAACCTGGTAAAAAAACCTGATGGCTGGAAAATATTCTCCATTGTGGACACCCGAAGAACAGAAGGGTGCTGA